The proteins below come from a single Acaryochloris sp. CCMEE 5410 genomic window:
- a CDS encoding CHAT domain-containing protein — translation MSFYPLSMATAAPTNSQQFADWCNNSTQLKPSQRATISALLKQLSTTDCQQAEQLLKANPGLSLQGQEISDLSPLITLPHLTNLNLTDNQIKDLSPLSHLPNLNFLLAGRNQIEDVSPLAKLLNLSYVVLDLNQIKDVSMLSPLQKLTSLNVLSNPIQKKLCPVAPSSICLFSDEAQDQFAAAEQQYQQGNLRLALQSFKNLQSTYQQNSDRHKLGDTLNRLGDIHQQLGNYPKALTTYEQAFQLRQEITDESGIVVSLTSLASVYERLALYAKAQDLLQQASVSLRNQNPFRLNGGGVYEHAKEEALLYGWQARLFIRQGQQAKALKALDKAQGLFDNIPPAFPNKRFHERLIMETRGAALLGLGQTNAAVAMLQSALDVATEIEDQAGVATTLNLLGKAYRQQGNAKQALKVFRQALSIHQSIENQPGVGLTHHNMGETWLQSKDYAKASTALAKAVEIWESLRPGLTDANKVSLFETQVITYSYLQTALIALEKPDQALEVAERGRARAFVELLASRIGADSSSQFQQPNPPTINQIRNIARTQKATLVEYSLLPEQLLIWVITPDGLVSLRPVDLKELSEQSQQSLPQMVAEARHAMEMGAGTDVMSLSLDGLPVAQSPDHLRQLHQVLIDPIADLLPKNADERVIFIPHRELFMVPFPALEGEDGPLIARHTMLTVPSIQLLHYTKQRRQQLQQSPQKALVVGNPDMPHISPGVDLPAEPLLPLPGAEQEAVKIASLLDTSALTGSDATEALVTERMAKAPVIHLATHGLLEELKHLGFSIPGAIALTPSAKINDGLLTTSEILNLDLQAELVVLSACNTGVGTITGDGVIGLSRALMASGAPSLIVSLWAVPDAPTANLMTEFYTHWQHNPDKAQALRHAMLKTREQHPNPRDWAAFSLMGQAE, via the coding sequence ATGTCATTCTATCCCTTATCAATGGCCACAGCGGCACCCACAAACTCCCAACAATTCGCAGACTGGTGTAATAACAGTACTCAGCTCAAACCCAGTCAGAGAGCAACGATTTCAGCTCTACTCAAACAGCTGAGCACTACAGATTGCCAACAGGCTGAACAACTGCTTAAGGCCAATCCAGGACTGAGTTTGCAAGGTCAAGAAATATCTGACCTCAGTCCATTGATTACCCTACCCCATTTAACCAATCTCAATTTGACGGACAACCAAATCAAAGATCTTAGTCCCTTAAGTCACTTACCCAATCTAAATTTCCTTTTGGCAGGCCGCAATCAAATTGAAGATGTATCCCCCCTAGCGAAGCTCCTCAATCTTAGTTATGTAGTTCTAGATCTAAACCAAATTAAAGATGTGAGCATGTTATCGCCGCTACAGAAGCTCACCTCTCTCAATGTTTTGTCGAATCCGATTCAGAAAAAACTGTGTCCAGTTGCCCCGAGTAGCATCTGCTTGTTTAGTGATGAGGCTCAGGATCAATTTGCAGCTGCTGAACAGCAATACCAACAAGGCAACCTACGATTAGCCTTACAGAGTTTTAAAAACCTACAAAGCACATATCAACAAAATAGCGATCGCCACAAACTAGGGGACACCCTTAACCGCTTAGGTGATATTCATCAGCAGTTGGGCAATTATCCCAAAGCCCTAACAACCTATGAACAAGCCTTTCAACTCCGCCAAGAGATTACCGATGAATCAGGAATCGTTGTTTCCCTAACCAGCCTTGCTTCAGTCTACGAACGATTAGCCCTCTATGCTAAGGCTCAAGATTTACTCCAACAAGCATCAGTTTCCCTGCGTAATCAAAACCCTTTTCGGCTAAATGGGGGAGGTGTATACGAACATGCTAAGGAAGAAGCGTTGCTCTATGGTTGGCAAGCCCGGCTGTTTATTCGTCAAGGACAGCAGGCCAAAGCATTAAAAGCCCTAGATAAAGCTCAAGGTCTGTTCGACAACATTCCACCCGCCTTTCCGAATAAGCGTTTTCATGAACGCCTGATTATGGAAACTCGAGGAGCAGCCTTACTGGGACTTGGGCAAACGAATGCAGCTGTGGCGATGTTGCAGTCAGCCCTAGATGTAGCAACCGAAATTGAGGATCAGGCGGGAGTGGCAACGACTCTCAATCTGTTGGGTAAAGCCTACCGTCAACAGGGAAATGCAAAACAAGCCCTCAAGGTTTTTCGGCAAGCCCTATCGATTCATCAAAGCATTGAGAATCAACCTGGAGTGGGACTGACTCACCACAATATGGGAGAAACTTGGCTCCAATCTAAAGATTATGCCAAAGCCAGTACTGCTTTAGCGAAGGCGGTTGAAATTTGGGAGTCGCTGCGTCCAGGTTTAACGGATGCCAACAAAGTCTCTTTGTTTGAAACTCAGGTGATTACCTATTCCTATCTACAAACTGCGTTAATTGCCTTGGAAAAGCCCGATCAAGCCCTGGAAGTTGCTGAACGAGGCCGTGCCCGGGCCTTTGTTGAGTTACTGGCATCTCGCATTGGCGCTGACTCCTCCAGTCAATTCCAGCAGCCTAACCCTCCTACGATTAATCAAATTCGCAATATTGCTCGCACTCAAAAAGCCACTTTAGTCGAATATTCTCTGCTGCCAGAACAACTCCTAATTTGGGTGATCACTCCTGATGGGTTAGTCTCTTTGCGACCAGTGGATCTGAAGGAGTTATCGGAACAATCCCAGCAATCCCTCCCTCAAATGGTGGCTGAAGCTAGACATGCGATGGAAATGGGGGCTGGCACAGATGTGATGTCTCTTTCATTGGACGGTCTTCCTGTGGCTCAGTCCCCCGATCATTTGAGGCAGCTCCATCAGGTTTTAATTGATCCGATCGCAGACTTGCTACCGAAAAATGCCGATGAGCGAGTCATCTTCATCCCCCATCGTGAACTATTTATGGTGCCCTTCCCTGCCCTTGAAGGAGAAGACGGCCCATTAATCGCCCGACATACGATGCTGACAGTTCCTTCAATCCAACTGTTGCACTATACAAAACAGCGACGACAGCAGTTACAACAGAGTCCTCAAAAAGCACTGGTAGTCGGCAACCCAGATATGCCCCATATCTCACCTGGGGTAGATCTGCCTGCTGAACCACTACTGCCTTTACCGGGGGCAGAGCAGGAAGCAGTTAAGATTGCCTCACTTCTGGACACATCAGCCCTGACTGGATCGGATGCGACTGAGGCATTGGTGACCGAACGGATGGCTAAGGCACCTGTGATTCATCTGGCGACCCACGGTCTTTTAGAGGAACTCAAGCATTTAGGGTTTAGTATCCCAGGTGCGATCGCACTCACCCCTTCTGCCAAAATAAACGACGGTCTCCTCACCACATCAGAAATTCTCAATCTTGATCTCCAAGCAGAACTTGTTGTTCTAAGCGCCTGTAATACCGGAGTGGGGACCATTACTGGAGACGGAGTGATCGGCTTATCTCGAGCATTGATGGCTTCAGGTGCTCCCAGCTTAATCGTATCTCTATGGGCCGTTCCCGATGCTCCAACCGCTAACCTCATGACCGAATTCTATACCCACTGGCAACACAATCCGGATAAAGCCCAAGCCCTTCGCCATGCCATGTTAAAAACCCGTGAACAGCACCCTAACCCTAGAGATTGGGCGGCCTTTTCCCTGATGGGACAAGCTGAATAA
- a CDS encoding DUF4329 domain-containing protein translates to MTQQLKRRAKFVGLLSTTLLVLTSPIASVQRYQPSNSELEELHEVAADHLDRVQTISIREGVEYCGFFGFYPGGPFAGTSPRRGRADSCEPNNPPPGFTVLASYHTHGSYTMDADTEVPSVEDLQADIQEQIYGYVATPAGRVWFNNPQRRESVILFGPGSVASDPNYRECRNFAPRAQYTLPQLRQRAANDTGEC, encoded by the coding sequence ATGACTCAACAACTAAAACGACGAGCCAAATTTGTAGGACTATTAAGCACAACACTCCTAGTCCTGACCTCACCCATCGCCTCAGTCCAACGCTATCAACCTTCCAACAGTGAGCTAGAAGAACTCCATGAGGTTGCGGCTGATCATTTAGATAGGGTCCAAACCATTTCCATCAGAGAAGGGGTTGAATACTGCGGGTTTTTCGGATTTTACCCAGGTGGACCATTTGCTGGGACTTCCCCCAGACGGGGACGGGCCGATAGTTGCGAACCGAATAATCCACCTCCAGGTTTCACTGTACTTGCCTCATACCATACCCATGGGTCCTATACCATGGATGCCGATACGGAGGTCCCTTCAGTAGAAGACTTACAGGCAGATATCCAAGAACAAATTTATGGATATGTTGCCACACCTGCAGGGCGAGTTTGGTTTAATAACCCCCAACGGCGTGAATCAGTCATATTATTCGGTCCAGGCAGCGTGGCTAGTGATCCAAACTATCGAGAATGTCGGAATTTTGCTCCCAGAGCGCAATATACATTACCTCAACTCAGACAACGAGCTGCAAACGACACAGGAGAGTGTTAA